Within the Mugil cephalus isolate CIBA_MC_2020 chromosome 1, CIBA_Mcephalus_1.1, whole genome shotgun sequence genome, the region CGTTGCCTTTGTTTTGATTCGTGTTGATGAAAGTCAGGCttcaatgttgtgttttttaccGAAGGCCCAAACTATCGTTTCGTATGATTTCCGGTGCCGTGAAGCTTTCTGACTGAGCATCAACACTCCAGTTAATATTCACACCGTTATCGTTGTGTGATTGATGCTCCGTGTCTGAATGTCATTTGTTTCATCTTCCTGGACAGTGTCACAATGAGTTATGCTGAGAAGCCGGAGGACATAACAAGGGAGGAGTGGATGGATAAACTCAACAACGTCCACATTCAGAGAGCCGATATGAACAGACTCATTATGAACTACTTGGTGACAGgtgatcttttttgttttgtttctcatcgTGTGTTTTTAGAAGTCTGTAGCCTGAAATGTGCATGTGATGTTTGAATGTGTGGGTTTTCTGTTCCAACAGAGGGTTTTAAGGAGGCAGCGGAGAAGTTCAGGATGGAGTCTGGAATAGAGCCCAGTGTGGACTTGGATTCTCTCGATGAACGGATTAAGATCAGAGAAATGATCTTGAAGGGACAGATCCAGGATGCTATTGCGTTAATCAACAGTCTGCACCCAGAACTGCTGGACACAAACCGTTACCTCTACTTTCACCTACAggtaaattaaaacacagtgcAGGCATCTGGAATACTATCTGTACAGAATCTTTACTACTTGTCTTGTGTCCACTATTGATTGAGTCCATGGTCTTTTTTCTTGTTGGTGTTTGTAGCAACAGCATCTTATTGAGCTTATTCGTTTGAGGGAGACAGAAGCCGCTCTTGAATTTGCACAATCTCAGTTAGCTGAGCAAGGGGAGGAGAGCCGAGAATGTCTGACTGAGATGGAGAGGACGCTGGCCCTACTGGCATTTGACAACCCGGAGGAGTCACCTTTTGGAGATCTGCTCAATATGATGCAGAGGCAAAAGGTAGAGTCACTGATATTGTATTTCTGTCTCACATGGAATAGAGTCCTTTAAAATTGTTAATTTATTATGAAATATTGTGTTAAGGACtttgtttattgtcttttatttttatgctgtaCTCAGATTAAGTGTgggttatattaaaaaaaaatctacatgttgtatttacatttacatacactGTTCATCATTAGTGACAAATTTTCAACTCACATTTTCTGGAAACCAAATAAGTCGTCGCTCGTGACAAAGAGTTCTACTTAAGTCGTCCAACTTAAAGTCCAACTAAAACAAATGCGTTGGGCTCCTGTTAACGTGAATGTGGCTTTGTCTTTCAGGTGTGGAGTGAAGTGAATCAGTGTGTGCTAGACTACGAAAACAGAGAATCAACACCCAAGCTGGCCAAGCTCCTGAAGCTACTGCTTTGGGCTCAAAATGAACTTGACCAAAAGAAAGTGAAGTATCCCAAAATGACTGACCTCAGCAAGGGAACAATTGAAGACCCCAAATGAGGACCCAGAGTGAAAAAGTACCACAGCATTACAAAACGGACACATTTCCTTTACCTATTTATACCCCCAGGAAATTGACTCATAGAGtacaaccttttcttttttgtaaggGTTGCTTTTTGATACTTTATTAACTCAGAATGTGCAGAACACCGGAGTGATGGCATTTTCAAAGTGACTTCTCACACTAAAGTAACATGCAGACCATTGTTTCACTTGgtattttaatttacatatttgtttatGTAAAATTAGTATATTTCATTTACACtagtttttctgtctgttggcAGGGAAAGTTGTTGGCATAAGAGGGTGTGAATAAAGCCTAAATTAGGCTGTCACTTTCTATGTGTGACCACTTAGACGGGGCAAAGTTTGATCAGGGAAAATGCTTGGCTCAGTGTTTACTGCTTAAAATCTATTTCTTCCCTACAAAACATAGACATTTAAGATAATATTCTTTCAGCTAGTACTATTACTTGACAGAAATAGTCTATAACAAGATTCTTGGGGGTGTTTCAGGCTACTGTGAAACATAAATTCAACTTTAGATTCATGCTGCATTATTGCTTGAGACGTTACGTTATGGTTGTAGCTgggcggggaaaaaaaagataactgAAATGCTACAAACCTTTTGGCGGACTGTGCAAGCTTAAAGTCAGCCTCACTTTCATAGTGTTTTAAGATATGGATATGCAGATGGTCTTTAAAGATGTGAAATGTTTACTCTGTGTCCACGGACAACGGAGGCACCTACAGACAGATTTACATTTATGAAACATGTAGCTGTTTTGCAAGAATtgatgtgcttgtttttttttttgggctgatTGATTATTTTGCAATAAAAGTGACTTTTTAAATTGGGCGTATCATACGCAACTGGGTGCGTTTTGATTCTGGCAGCTGGCAGAGATGAAAAGTAAACAAGCAATGTACTTGGTCAATTTTTGTCATCAGCTTTAAGTTTTGAGGTATTCTGTTTCTTACACATACAGAGACATATAAGACTCACAACTCCACAATATTTTGCAAATGTTGGAGTCTGAACTTTCAAATTATGGGCTGCATTGTCAAGAATTACACCATCCAATTACACaagcatgtaaaataaattacttttatgactacaaaacaacaatacagTTGTTTCACTCACCAAAGCAATGCTCAATTGAAAAATACTCCCTTAAGAAAAAACGCCTATGTGATACAgtacatttactgtatgttacaatgaataaaatattattgatACAGCAGAAGCTTTTCATTCTGTAGTCAGCTTGGGTGCAGTTAAAGTAGTACAAATGTACATATAGAACAGTATAAAATATCCAATGGACACAAGATATATTATGTGCATATGTAAATACACTAATCAggtacaacattaaaaccactgacaggagaataaaatataattctgctgggaagcttttggacctggcatttgtgtggatgtcacttagacatgtaccgcctgcaccccatagcaacaacaaaaacggtttaggcacatcacaaataaaacaaacacgaaAAGCAGCacggtgttgatctggcctccagaTCCACTAGACTCCAAACTGATCGAGCATCTGGGGGACACaatggaacaaacctgatccacagagccccctcgccttaacccataggacccaaagacccccactaacaacatcctgttgccagacaccaaaaaacactctcagaagacccatgtccattctttgaggAGTcaggactgttttggaggcgcaagggagacctacacaatactaggaagggaGTCATAGTGTTGcgactgatcggtgtatatgtcTGATATAAAAAGACATGCATATACattctgaataaaatgaattaattataagTTATATAAGTTATGACATATAAAGTCTGGTCTGTTGGTTACCCCTCAAATGTAGAGGAATTCTCAATAGTGTCAGTGTGACCTACTTTACTCGTACTTTCTCTTAAGTGACACCATGACATTGATCACTTCTATTAGTCAGATCACAGTGTGGTGGTGCTTTAACTTTCGTCTTCATAGGTAAGTGTAGGCTATTATATAACGACTTCCTGCAACGAGCCAGGAGCAGATGGACCATTTCGGTAACCGCGTAAAGCCTGACTACCACATCAGCTCCTCAGCGAGGGGGGACCATCCACGCCTGCATCCGGAGGGTACCTACATCCTGGTACTCCGACGATGCTCCGGTAGACGACACGGGTACATTTTTTCTGCACCGTCATGACTGGAGAGGGCCCGTAGCCCGGACGCATCAACCCGGCGGGCGTTTTTGGGACGGATGAATCGGCAGATTGTGCATCCGAAGCCGGGGTTAAATCACTTCCTGATTAACCCTACCGACCAGAAGAAGA harbors:
- the LOC124997512 gene encoding glucose-induced degradation protein 8-B homolog — translated: MSYAEKPEDITREEWMDKLNNVHIQRADMNRLIMNYLVTEGFKEAAEKFRMESGIEPSVDLDSLDERIKIREMILKGQIQDAIALINSLHPELLDTNRYLYFHLQQQHLIELIRLRETEAALEFAQSQLAEQGEESRECLTEMERTLALLAFDNPEESPFGDLLNMMQRQKVWSEVNQCVLDYENRESTPKLAKLLKLLLWAQNELDQKKVKYPKMTDLSKGTIEDPK